A stretch of Aedes aegypti strain LVP_AGWG chromosome 2, AaegL5.0 Primary Assembly, whole genome shotgun sequence DNA encodes these proteins:
- the LOC23687880 gene encoding angiotensin-converting enzyme — MWWRFSLLVLAAVAVALAANPQLEEDELAALKYVNDLEQEILARNNEATEASWAYESNLTEDNLKQRNEIQTRNANYFKEVARELRKFNYKDFKDADLKRKIKKMTDLGYAALAEDKFTQLLDAISSMSENYAMAKVCDYKDRTKCDLSLEPELTETLATSRDPEELKHYWTQWYDAAGAPTRDNFLKYVQLNKEAAELNGYTSGAESWLDAYEDESFEAQVDAAIEEIRPLYEQIHAYVRHRLRERYGEAVVSEKGPIPMHLLGNMWAQTWDNIADFTTPFPESRQLDVTEEMVRQGYNPIQMFKMGDEFFMSLNMTELPATFWEKSILEKPTDGRELVCHASAWDFYRKDDVRIKQCTRVNMEDFFTVHHELGHIQYYLQYQHQPSMYREGANPGFHEAVGDVLSLSVSTPKHLEKIGLLKDYVMDEESKVNQFYRSGLGKLVFLPFAYTIDKYRWGIFRGDIQPHEYNCKFWEMRSKYSGIEPPVVRTEKDFDAPAKYHVSADVEYLRYLVSYIIQFQFHRSACELAGEYVKGDPEKTVNNCDIYQSVNAGNAIKEMLAMGSSKPWPDAMEALTGQRKMSADALLEYFQPLYDWLVVENKRLGAYVGWEPTEKCKPE, encoded by the exons ATGTGGTGGCGATTCTCGCTGTTGGTGCTAGCGGCCGTGGCCGTTGCTTTGGCCGCCAATCCCCAGCTGGAGGAGGACGAGCTGGCCGCCCTCAAGTACGTGAACGATCTGGAGCAGGAGATTCTGGCCCGCAACAATGAAGCTACCGAGGCTTCCTGGGCGTATGAATCTAACCTGACCGAGGATAACCTGAAGCAGCGCAACGAAATCCAGACGCGTAACGCCAACTACTTCAAG GAAGTTGCCCGTGAACTGCGCAAGTTCAACTACAAGGACTTCAAGGATGCCGATCTGAAGCGTAAGATCAAGAAGATGACTGATCTGGGATACGCTGCTCTAGCGGAAGACAAGTTCACACAGCTGTTGGATGCCATCTCGAGCATGTCGGAGAACTACGCCATGGCCAAGGTGTGCGACTACAAGGATCGTACCAAGTGCGACCTTTCGTTGGAACCTGAACTGACCGAAACTCTGGCTACCAGTCGTGATCCGGAGGAACTGAAACACTACTGGACCCAGTGGTACGATGCTGCTGGAGCCCCGACCCGGGATAACTTCCTCAAGTACGTTCAGTTGAACAAGGAAGCCGCTGAATTGAACG GTTACACTTCTGGCGCTGAATCTTGGTTGGATGCCTATGAGGATGAATCGTTCGAGGCCCAAGTCGACGCAGCCATCGAAGAAATCCGTCCACTTTACGAACAGATTCACGCCTACGTTCGTCATCGTCTGCGCGAACGCTACGGAGAAGCCGTTGTCTCAGAGAAGGGACCCATCCCGATGCATCTGCTCGGAAACATGTGGGCTCAGACCTGGGATAACATCGCCGATTTCACTACTCCCTTCCCGGAAAGCCGCCAGCTGGATGTAACCGAAGAGATGGTCCGACAGGGCTACAACCCAATCCAGATGTTCAAGATGGGTGACGAGTTCTTCATGTCTCTCAACATGACCGAATTGCCAGC CACCTTCTGGGAAAAGAGTATCCTGGAGAAACCAACCGACGGTCGTGAATTGGTGTGCCATGCGTCTGCCTGGGACTTCTACCGCAAGGACGACGTCCGCATCAAGCAGTGCACTCGCGTGAACATGGAAGACTTTTTCACCGTACACCACGAACTTGGTCATATCCAGTACTACCTGCAGTACCAGCACCAACCGAGCATGTACCGCGAAGGAGCCAACCCTGGATTCCACGAGGCCGTTGGTGACGTTCTGTCCCTCTCCGTCTCAACCCCCAAACACTTGGAAAAAATCGGCCTCCTCAAGGATTACGTCATGGACGAAGAATCCAAGGTCAACCAATTCTACCGCTCCGGATTGGGCAAACTGGTGTTCCTGCCATTCGCCTACACCATCGACAAGTACCGCTGGGGAATCTTCCGCGGAGACATCCAACCCCACGAGTACAACTGCAAGTTCTGGGAAATGCGCTCCAAGTACTCCGGAATCGAACCGCCAGTCGTGCGTACCGAGAAGGACTTCGATGCCCCGGCCAAGTACCACGTGTCGGCTGATGTGGAATACCTGCGTTACCTGGTTTCGTACATCATCCAGTTCCAGTTCCATCGTTCGGCTTGCGAGTTGGCCGGCGAGTACGTCAAGGGCGATCCGGAGAAGACTGTCAACAACTGTGATATCTACCAGAGTGTGAACGCCGGCAATGCCATCAAGGAGATGCTGGCCATGGGATCTTCGAAGCCGTGGCCCGATGCGATGGAAGCCCTGACCGGACAGCGCAAGATGAGTGCCGATGCTCTGCTGGAATACTTCCAACCACTGTACGATTGGTTGGTGGTGGAGAACAAGCGCCTGGGAGCGTACGTTGGATGGGAGCCGACCGAga AATGCAAACCGGAATGA